From Rhodothermales bacterium, the proteins below share one genomic window:
- a CDS encoding outer membrane beta-barrel protein produces MSKSSFVTPIVIPLLTLLTGCVFLPVGRSPYVSAEGNLTYHVVKNTDLNPAEDTAFEGDVDDGKLGGLIAVGYPVLPFADVEVGYLKLGDVDFDGRYTFMGTQSTDVGTISGWGIRAGAVGRLPVPGRFTPLAKLGIVRWKLSEDEVFAGVPESHEASGIDPYFGLGVEVDLPSVLAFRVGWDYYTGIGDEDETGRGSANQVSAGLVARLK; encoded by the coding sequence ATGAGCAAGTCATCATTTGTGACGCCGATCGTCATTCCGCTGCTGACACTTCTGACCGGCTGTGTTTTTCTTCCAGTCGGTCGCTCACCGTACGTGTCCGCTGAGGGGAACCTCACGTATCACGTGGTCAAGAACACGGATTTGAATCCTGCCGAGGATACGGCCTTCGAGGGTGATGTTGATGACGGTAAGTTGGGAGGCTTGATAGCAGTTGGCTATCCGGTTTTACCGTTCGCGGACGTCGAGGTGGGCTACCTGAAACTTGGGGATGTCGACTTCGACGGGCGATACACGTTCATGGGTACGCAGTCGACGGATGTGGGGACTATCAGCGGTTGGGGCATTCGAGCCGGTGCTGTCGGCCGACTGCCGGTTCCCGGCCGATTCACCCCGCTAGCCAAACTGGGAATCGTCCGATGGAAGCTGTCCGAGGATGAAGTTTTCGCCGGCGTGCCCGAGTCTCACGAGGCGTCGGGTATTGACCCATACTTCGGACTCGGTGTCGAGGTGGACCTGCCGAGCGTGCTTGCCTTCCGGGTAGGATGGGACTACTACACAGGTATCGGCGATGAGGACGAGACGGGCCGTGGTTCCGCGAACCAGGTGTCGGCGGGGTTGGTGGCGCGGCTGAAGTAG
- a CDS encoding O-acetylhomoserine aminocarboxypropyltransferase/cysteine synthase — translation MSTNGQNGHQHPPRFETLQLHAGHTPDRHSHARAVPIYASTSFTFDNAEHGANLFALKEFGNIYTRIMNPTTDVFEQRVAALEGGVAALATASGQAAQFLALATLAEAGDNIVSTSYLYGGTYNQFKVSLPRLGINVRFVEGDDAGEIESQIDDRTKAIYVETIGNPRFNIPDFEQLAEVANRHGVPLVVDNTFGACGFLFRPLEHGAHIVVQSATKWIGGHGTTIGGVIVDGGNFPWDNGRFPTFTAPSPGYHGLNFWETFGPGGPLGANLAFIIRARVEGLRDFGPCQSPFGSFLLIQGLETLSLRVERACENALELARWLETREEVAWVSYPGLESHPYHARASSLLSNGFGAVLAFGVRGGVQAGKSFVESTELASHLANVGDSKTLVIHPASTTHQQLSAAEQTASGVSTDLVRVSVGTEHIEDIKSDFAQALTHATRPVEVA, via the coding sequence ATGAGTACCAACGGTCAGAACGGACACCAACACCCCCCACGCTTTGAGACCCTGCAATTACACGCAGGACATACTCCCGACCGTCATTCGCACGCCCGGGCCGTGCCGATCTATGCTTCGACGTCCTTCACTTTTGACAATGCGGAGCATGGCGCCAACCTCTTCGCGCTGAAGGAATTCGGCAACATCTATACGCGAATCATGAACCCGACCACCGACGTTTTCGAGCAGCGCGTAGCTGCACTAGAGGGCGGCGTCGCGGCACTGGCAACGGCAAGCGGACAGGCGGCACAATTCCTCGCGTTGGCGACACTCGCAGAAGCCGGCGACAACATCGTCTCGACAAGCTACCTCTATGGCGGCACGTACAACCAGTTCAAGGTCAGCCTGCCGCGACTCGGCATCAACGTCCGGTTTGTGGAAGGAGACGACGCGGGTGAAATCGAGTCACAAATCGACGACCGCACAAAAGCGATCTATGTGGAGACCATCGGCAATCCTCGGTTCAATATTCCAGACTTCGAGCAACTTGCCGAAGTCGCCAACCGACACGGCGTGCCACTGGTCGTCGACAACACGTTTGGTGCTTGTGGATTCCTCTTTCGCCCGCTCGAGCACGGTGCACACATCGTCGTGCAGAGCGCAACGAAATGGATCGGCGGCCACGGGACCACCATCGGCGGTGTGATCGTCGACGGCGGCAACTTCCCGTGGGACAATGGACGATTCCCGACGTTCACCGCGCCCTCCCCCGGCTATCACGGACTGAACTTCTGGGAGACGTTCGGCCCCGGTGGTCCACTCGGTGCCAACCTCGCTTTCATCATTCGCGCCCGCGTCGAGGGACTTCGGGATTTCGGGCCCTGCCAGAGTCCCTTCGGATCCTTCCTTCTCATCCAGGGTCTCGAGACCCTCTCACTCCGTGTTGAGCGCGCCTGCGAGAATGCTCTCGAACTCGCACGCTGGCTCGAAACACGAGAGGAGGTAGCGTGGGTCAGCTACCCCGGCCTCGAGTCTCATCCGTACCACGCTCGCGCGAGCTCGCTGCTCTCGAACGGCTTTGGCGCCGTCCTTGCGTTCGGAGTCCGTGGCGGTGTGCAGGCGGGCAAGTCGTTCGTCGAAAGCACGGAACTGGCGAGCCATCTTGCGAATGTCGGTGATTCCAAAACGCTCGTTATCCATCCGGCGTCCACAACACACCAGCAGTTGTCGGCGGCAGAACAGACCGCCAGCGGAGTGTCGACCGACCTCGTTCGAGTGAGCGTCGGTACCGAGCATATTGAAGATATCAAGTCTGATTTTGCTCAGGCGCTGACACACGCAACTCGGCCCGTCGAGGTGGCCTGA
- a CDS encoding P-II family nitrogen regulator: MKLIKAVVRPDRVNAVLKSLFQADVHGLTVTRVRGHGGESDVEETYRGTTVRMELTDKVMIDIGVSEPFVEATVKAILSAAHTGEVGDGKVFVLPVEKIYRIRTGEEDRAAVTPVLE; the protein is encoded by the coding sequence ATGAAACTGATCAAAGCTGTTGTCCGTCCCGACCGCGTAAACGCAGTTCTTAAATCACTCTTCCAGGCCGATGTGCACGGGTTGACGGTTACGCGTGTTCGCGGACACGGCGGTGAGAGTGATGTTGAGGAAACGTACCGCGGGACGACAGTCAGGATGGAACTGACGGATAAGGTCATGATCGATATAGGCGTATCCGAGCCTTTCGTGGAGGCAACGGTGAAGGCGATCCTGTCGGCGGCCCATACCGGCGAGGTCGGAGACGGGAAGGTGTTTGTGCTGCCCGTTGAAAAGATCTATCGCATTAGAACGGGCGAGGAGGACAGGGCGGCCGTGACGCCTGTTCTGGAGTAG
- a CDS encoding ammonium transporter, which produces MLRKALLLACATVFVSTSDAFAQEADSAISSADTAWLLISTALVLLMTPALAFFYGGLVRAKNALSTMMMSFVALGISGVLWAVIGYSLAFGEGGVFIGDLSMVFLRGVGLEPSGSIPHLLFMAFQGTFFIITAALISGAVVERMRFSAYVAFIALWGVLVYAPVCHWVWGGGWIGELGALDFAGGAVVHVNAAAAAVVAALVLGKRRDYGRLAFLPHHVPFVLLGAGLLWFGWFGFNGGSALAADGIATLAFVNTMLAPAATLVVWNIIDYRRTGKVTAVGAATAIVVGLVAITPAAGFISPMSAIVLGGIAALPSYYVIIWRARTRFDDSLDVFAAHGVGGITGALLVGILAESAWNGSVDGLLFGNAAQLGIQALSIVAVFAYSAALTFLILKGIGLVIELRPDKSSEGRGLDVVNHGEEAYSDGEGALLLLDDEFNGNGHATTSRSVAAVA; this is translated from the coding sequence ATGCTTCGCAAAGCACTTTTGCTCGCTTGCGCCACGGTCTTCGTGAGCACGAGCGATGCCTTCGCGCAGGAGGCTGACTCTGCGATTTCCAGCGCTGACACGGCCTGGCTACTCATCTCAACCGCACTTGTGCTCCTGATGACCCCGGCTCTCGCGTTCTTCTACGGCGGGCTTGTCCGGGCGAAGAATGCACTCAGCACCATGATGATGAGCTTCGTGGCATTGGGAATATCCGGAGTGCTGTGGGCCGTCATCGGCTACTCCCTTGCGTTCGGCGAAGGGGGCGTGTTCATCGGCGACCTGTCGATGGTGTTCCTTCGTGGCGTCGGGCTTGAGCCGAGCGGATCGATTCCGCACCTGCTTTTCATGGCCTTCCAGGGGACGTTCTTCATCATCACCGCCGCCCTGATCTCCGGTGCGGTCGTGGAGCGAATGCGCTTCAGTGCTTACGTAGCATTCATCGCGCTTTGGGGGGTCCTTGTGTATGCGCCCGTGTGTCACTGGGTCTGGGGCGGCGGATGGATTGGAGAACTCGGCGCGCTGGATTTCGCCGGGGGTGCTGTCGTACACGTAAATGCGGCGGCGGCGGCCGTCGTTGCGGCTCTGGTACTCGGCAAGCGCCGCGACTACGGTCGTCTTGCTTTCCTTCCGCATCATGTGCCGTTTGTATTACTCGGGGCCGGCCTGCTGTGGTTCGGTTGGTTCGGCTTCAACGGAGGCAGCGCACTGGCAGCAGACGGCATCGCAACGCTCGCGTTCGTGAATACGATGCTGGCGCCGGCCGCAACGCTGGTCGTCTGGAACATCATTGACTACCGACGGACCGGGAAAGTGACCGCGGTGGGCGCCGCTACTGCCATTGTCGTCGGACTCGTCGCTATCACGCCGGCTGCCGGCTTCATCTCGCCGATGTCCGCCATCGTACTCGGAGGGATCGCTGCTCTTCCCAGCTACTACGTGATCATCTGGCGAGCCAGAACACGTTTCGATGACTCACTGGATGTGTTCGCGGCTCACGGCGTCGGCGGCATCACGGGCGCTCTTCTGGTCGGCATACTCGCTGAGTCGGCGTGGAACGGATCCGTCGATGGACTCCTGTTCGGCAATGCGGCGCAGCTTGGCATCCAGGCTCTCTCCATCGTGGCCGTCTTTGCGTATAGCGCCGCGCTCACATTCCTCATTCTGAAGGGGATCGGACTCGTAATCGAGCTGCGACCCGACAAGAGCTCGGAGGGGAGGGGCCTCGATGTCGTAAATCATGGCGAGGAGGCTTACTCGGACGGCGAGGGCGCGTTGCTATTGCTCGACGACGAATTCAACGGTAACGGTCATGCGACGACATCACGGTCTGTCGCTGCCGTTGCGTAA
- the metX gene encoding homoserine O-acetyltransferase, with protein MKAGPPFEPAHETLVLDSLDLESGVALHDVPVAFSTWGTLSPGADNAVLVCHALTGSSVVTDWWPGVVGPGLALDTDKYYIVSANVLGSPYGSASPITLNPVTGRPFGPDFPVLTVRDTVEAHRRVLDHLGVRRVIAAIGASMGGMQALEWAFQDDLVRSIVPIAVGGRHSAWCIGWSEAQRQAIFADADWQEGHYAPDRPPAKGLAAARMMAMISYRSHPEFSDRFGRSIMPPNGQREVFATESYLRHQGKKLVGRFDANCYVHLTRQMDTHDVSRGRGDYFETLGNIRQPALVVGITSDVLYPLAEQEELAKHLPNARLEVIDALSGHDSFLIERARMSEILSKWLNRIADESAAIPTATRT; from the coding sequence GTGAAGGCAGGACCTCCGTTTGAACCCGCACACGAGACACTTGTCCTCGACTCGCTCGACCTCGAGAGCGGGGTTGCACTCCATGATGTGCCGGTCGCGTTCTCAACCTGGGGTACCCTCAGCCCCGGCGCAGACAACGCGGTTCTCGTATGCCACGCACTGACAGGCAGCAGCGTCGTCACCGACTGGTGGCCCGGGGTCGTCGGCCCCGGGCTCGCCCTGGACACCGACAAGTACTACATCGTGTCGGCCAATGTACTCGGGTCACCGTACGGATCGGCGTCGCCCATAACTCTCAATCCGGTCACGGGCAGGCCGTTCGGTCCGGACTTCCCGGTGCTCACGGTTCGTGACACGGTGGAGGCTCACAGACGTGTGCTGGATCACCTCGGCGTCCGGCGGGTGATAGCCGCAATCGGCGCCTCCATGGGAGGAATGCAAGCACTCGAATGGGCCTTCCAGGATGATCTCGTTCGATCCATCGTTCCGATCGCGGTCGGCGGGCGGCATTCGGCGTGGTGCATCGGGTGGAGCGAAGCGCAGCGGCAGGCAATCTTCGCCGATGCCGACTGGCAAGAGGGTCACTACGCGCCGGACCGTCCTCCCGCAAAGGGTCTTGCTGCCGCTCGAATGATGGCCATGATATCTTACCGGTCGCATCCTGAGTTTTCGGATCGGTTCGGCCGAAGCATTATGCCACCGAATGGTCAGAGGGAAGTCTTCGCGACCGAAAGCTACTTGAGGCACCAGGGCAAAAAGCTCGTCGGCCGCTTCGACGCGAACTGCTACGTACACCTGACACGCCAGATGGACACGCACGATGTGTCGAGAGGACGAGGGGACTACTTCGAAACGCTCGGCAACATCCGCCAGCCCGCTCTGGTGGTGGGCATCACAAGCGACGTTCTCTATCCGCTGGCGGAGCAGGAAGAACTCGCGAAACACCTCCCCAACGCGCGACTCGAGGTAATCGATGCACTCTCCGGACACGACTCGTTTCTAATCGAGCGAGCCCGCATGAGCGAGATCCTATCCAAATGGCTCAATCGTATTGCCGACGAATCGGCGGCAATCCCGACCGCTACCCGCACATGA